In Alphaproteobacteria bacterium US3C007, one genomic interval encodes:
- a CDS encoding serine hydrolase domain-containing protein gives MSNEVKNCADDYIKKQLFSGIEWRIEQAGELRLEGRSGYANYACKTPIPDRAIYRIYSMTKPIIAALAVLLVQKRLMRLSDPIAKYDPQFSKMRVLTPNGSLEPACKLITLEDLLTHRAGFSYEFNLGCHIAPYYRKAEILADGARDLREMIRTLAQLPLAFHPKERWLYSMSIDVLAHLVECVTGRRIDALLQEYIFDPLNMSDTGFRLSDAQLPRLMTNYGRYKLEAIAPLNKIEHVLEENDVARMYPEQSSEFRRGGIGLYATAQDYSAFARFLLTGNSDTGEKMISNDMVGLMRANRLPLSAVPLSISGQAFPGYGWNLLGRVMTDVGQAVVPTTLGEFGWSGAAQSYFWVDPQRQITGVIMTQFMGSNHPLHEDMLNAVYATL, from the coding sequence ATGTCGAATGAAGTTAAAAATTGTGCAGATGATTATATCAAAAAACAATTGTTTAGCGGCATTGAGTGGCGCATTGAGCAAGCGGGCGAACTGCGGTTAGAAGGGCGTTCGGGCTATGCAAATTATGCCTGTAAAACGCCCATTCCCGATCGTGCTATTTACCGCATATACTCCATGACTAAGCCGATCATTGCAGCTCTTGCCGTGTTGCTGGTTCAAAAAAGGCTGATGCGGCTTTCTGATCCAATCGCTAAATACGATCCACAGTTTTCAAAGATGCGCGTTTTGACGCCAAATGGATCACTAGAGCCTGCTTGTAAATTGATAACGCTTGAAGATTTACTGACCCATCGGGCTGGGTTCAGTTATGAATTTAACCTTGGCTGCCATATTGCCCCCTATTATCGCAAGGCAGAGATTCTTGCTGATGGCGCGCGAGACCTTCGCGAAATGATACGCACCTTGGCGCAACTGCCATTGGCCTTTCATCCAAAAGAACGCTGGCTTTACAGTATGTCGATCGATGTACTGGCGCATCTTGTCGAATGCGTAACCGGCAGACGGATTGATGCTTTGCTACAAGAGTATATTTTTGATCCCCTTAACATGAGCGATACAGGGTTTCGTTTGTCCGACGCGCAATTGCCCCGTTTAATGACAAATTACGGGCGCTACAAATTGGAAGCCATTGCGCCTTTAAATAAAATTGAACACGTGCTCGAGGAAAATGACGTCGCCCGCATGTATCCAGAGCAATCCTCAGAGTTTCGTCGCGGCGGCATTGGTCTTTATGCAACGGCGCAGGATTACAGCGCCTTTGCAAGGTTTTTACTGACGGGAAATTCAGATACCGGCGAAAAAATGATTTCCAATGACATGGTTGGCCTTATGCGCGCCAATCGCCTGCCGCTTTCTGCCGTGCCTCTCAGCATTTCTGGGCAAGCGTTTCCCGGCTATGGGTGGAACTTGCTTGGCCGGGTTATGACTGATGTGGGTCAGGCCGTTGTGCCTACAACCCTTGGCGAGTTTGGCTGGTCTGGCGCCGCGCAAAGCTATTTTTGGGTAGACCCGCAACGACAGATCACGGGCGTGATTATGACCCAATTCATGGGCAGCAATCATCCGTTACATGAAGATATGCTCAACGCAGTCTATGCCACGCTATAA
- a CDS encoding 2-hydroxychromene-2-carboxylate isomerase produces the protein MKIEFYYDFGSPNAYLVHKTLPEIAKTYGVPIISRPILLGGVFKATNNKSPMEAFANVAGKLAYEARETERFVENRKIIFQLNPHFPVNTIALMRGAIFALGKPWEQSYRDTMFHAMWVDQEKMDDPVTALRVMEKAGLPAEEILSATQDPAIKAALIQTTSQAVARGVFGAPTLIANEDMFFGKHSLIDLETMLESLP, from the coding sequence ATGAAGATAGAATTTTACTATGATTTTGGCAGCCCGAATGCCTATTTGGTGCATAAAACGCTGCCAGAGATTGCAAAGACGTATGGAGTTCCAATTATATCTCGGCCGATCTTGCTGGGCGGTGTGTTCAAAGCAACCAATAATAAAAGCCCAATGGAAGCCTTCGCGAATGTGGCTGGGAAACTCGCCTATGAAGCCCGTGAGACCGAACGTTTTGTAGAAAACCGCAAGATCATTTTTCAGCTAAACCCCCATTTTCCTGTTAATACCATCGCGCTGATGCGCGGGGCGATATTTGCGCTCGGGAAACCTTGGGAACAGAGCTATCGCGATACAATGTTCCACGCCATGTGGGTTGATCAAGAAAAAATGGATGATCCGGTCACCGCCCTAAGGGTTATGGAAAAAGCTGGCTTGCCCGCGGAGGAGATTCTTTCTGCAACTCAAGATCCCGCAATAAAAGCCGCTTTGATCCAGACTACGTCTCAAGCGGTGGCCCGTGGTGTTTTTGGCGCCCCGACGCTCATCGCCAATGAGGATATGTTTTTTGGCAAGCACAGCCTGATAGATCTTGAAACCATGCTGGAATCATTGCCCTAA
- a CDS encoding rhodanese-like domain-containing protein, producing MKTSSDYLQDANAVVPRIQATEALAFFDDGETVFLDVRDSSDITASGTVAGAVRINRGFLEFAADDATKFHNPRLQKEARICVLCAAGGQAALAGKTLVEMGYSNIINIGGFGDWQAAGGATEA from the coding sequence ATGAAAACATCAAGCGATTATCTACAAGATGCCAATGCGGTGGTGCCGCGTATTCAAGCGACAGAGGCGTTGGCCTTTTTTGATGATGGCGAAACCGTATTTTTGGACGTACGCGACAGTTCTGATATAACGGCCTCAGGTACGGTTGCGGGCGCCGTTCGGATCAACCGCGGGTTCCTTGAATTTGCTGCGGATGACGCCACAAAATTTCACAATCCGCGTTTGCAAAAAGAGGCCCGGATTTGTGTTTTATGCGCAGCGGGTGGACAAGCCGCTTTGGCGGGCAAAACATTGGTTGAGATGGGCTATAGCAATATAATCAATATTGGAGGCTTTGGCGATTGGCAGGCTGCAGGGGGCGCAACAGAGGCTTAA